A region of Panicum virgatum strain AP13 chromosome 8N, P.virgatum_v5, whole genome shotgun sequence DNA encodes the following proteins:
- the LOC120686761 gene encoding stress enhanced protein 1, chloroplastic-like isoform X1, with translation MAQFAVLRASPVAAATAAPSFSSCMSGRAACSLRVTSSKRRVFSRTGRALSIRCEQSAKQGGGGADVWLGRAAMVGFASAISVEVATGKGFLQNFGVATPAPTLALVVSGLVVGLAVFFLLQSGSRD, from the exons ATGGCGCAGTTCGCCGTCCTCCGCGCGTctccggtggccgccgccaccgcggcgccgTCCTTCTCCTCCTGCATGTCCGGACGTG CAGCATGTTCACTGCGCGTCACCTCCAGCAAGAGGCGCGTCTTCTCCAGGACCGGCAGGGCGCTGTCCATCCGGTGCGAGCAGAGCGcgaagcagggcggcggcggcgccgacgtgtGGCTGGGCCGCGCCGCCATGGTCGGCTTCGCCTCGGCGATCTCCGTCGAGGTGGCCACCGGCAAAGGCTTCCTCCAG AACTTCGGCgtggcgacgccggcgccgacgctGGCGCTGGTCGTGTCGGGGCTCGTCGTCGGCCTCGCCGTCTTCTTCCTGCTCCAGTCCGGCTCGCGAGACTGA
- the LOC120686761 gene encoding stress enhanced protein 1, chloroplastic-like isoform X2 has protein sequence MAQFAVLRASPVAAATAAPSFSSCMSGRACSLRVTSSKRRVFSRTGRALSIRCEQSAKQGGGGADVWLGRAAMVGFASAISVEVATGKGFLQNFGVATPAPTLALVVSGLVVGLAVFFLLQSGSRD, from the exons ATGGCGCAGTTCGCCGTCCTCCGCGCGTctccggtggccgccgccaccgcggcgccgTCCTTCTCCTCCTGCATGTCCGGACGTG CATGTTCACTGCGCGTCACCTCCAGCAAGAGGCGCGTCTTCTCCAGGACCGGCAGGGCGCTGTCCATCCGGTGCGAGCAGAGCGcgaagcagggcggcggcggcgccgacgtgtGGCTGGGCCGCGCCGCCATGGTCGGCTTCGCCTCGGCGATCTCCGTCGAGGTGGCCACCGGCAAAGGCTTCCTCCAG AACTTCGGCgtggcgacgccggcgccgacgctGGCGCTGGTCGTGTCGGGGCTCGTCGTCGGCCTCGCCGTCTTCTTCCTGCTCCAGTCCGGCTCGCGAGACTGA